The Pan paniscus chromosome 1, NHGRI_mPanPan1-v2.0_pri, whole genome shotgun sequence genome has a segment encoding these proteins:
- the LOC106634022 gene encoding large ribosomal subunit protein eL8-like has protein sequence MLKGKKAKGKKVAPVMKKQEAKEVVNPLFEKRPKNFGIGQDIQPKRDLTCFVKWPCYIRLQRQRAILYKRLKVPPAINQFTQALDRQTATQLLKLAHKYRPETKQEKKQRPLAQAEKRAAGKGDVPIKRPPVLRAGVNTITTLVENKKAQLVVIAHDVDPIELVVFLPALCHKMGVPYCIIKEKARLGCLVHRKTCTTVAFTQVNSEDKGALAKLVEAIRTDYNDRYDDIHRHWGGNVLGPKSVAHIAKFKKAKAKELATKPG, from the coding sequence ATGCTGAAAGGAAAGAAGGCCAAGGGGAAGAAAGTGGCTCCTGTCATGAAGAAGCAGGAGGCCAAGGAAGTGGTGAATCCCCTGTTTGAGAAAAGGCCTAAGAATTTTGGCATTGGACAGGACATCCAGCCCAAAAGAGACCTCACCTGCTTTGTGAAATGGCCCTGCTATATCAGGTTGCAAAGGCAGAGAGCCATCCTCTACAAGCGGCTGAAAGTGCCTCCTGCGATTAACCAGTTCACCCAGGCCCTGGACCGCCAAACAGCTACTCAGCTGCTTAAGCTGGCCCACAAGTACAGACCAGAAACAAAGCAAGAGAAGAAGCAGAGGCCGTTGGCCCAGGCTGAGAAGAGAGCTGCCGGCAAAGGGGACGTCCCCATTAAGAGACCACCTGTCCTTCGAGCAGGAGTTAACACCATCACCACTTTGGTGGAGAACAAGAAAGCTCAGCTGGTGGTGATTGCACATGACGTGGATCCCATTGAGCTGGTCGTCTTCTTGCCTGCCCTGTGTCACAAAATGGGGGTCCCTTACTGCATTATCAAGGAGAAGGCAAGACTGGGATGTCTAGTCCACAGGAAGACCTGTACCACCGTTGCCTTCACACAGGTTAACTCAGAAGACAAGGGCGCTTTGGCTAAGCTGGTGGAAGCTATCAGGACCGATTACAATGACAGATACGATGACATCCACCGTCACTGGGGCGGCAATGTCCTGGGTCCCAAGTCTGTGGCTCACATCGCCAAGTTCAAAAAGGCAAAGGCTAAAGAACTTGCCACTAAACCGGGTTAA